A genomic segment from Lineus longissimus chromosome 15, tnLinLong1.2, whole genome shotgun sequence encodes:
- the LOC135499512 gene encoding leucine-rich repeats and immunoglobulin-like domains protein 1, which translates to MRLLVLSLLALFCANSYACPDSCTCDLKLKAVTCPGVDYQGLLAVVANLSTDTTTLTIGSPVGNASVTFLSNDTFIGITAKGLTSLTLCSTGLLTIDDHALQPLKKLTSITLTGNPLTNISRNLIVDNPSLTELAITKSPNLQTFSSIAGGENLKSLDLSNNGISTIPNASFNGLDQLTTLNLANNKFDVIGAGMFQGIDDTLLDLNLSQLTPPKTVQTKPFELLHSLTSLKFAGIVNKTFSAMIFSGLTALQRLDVSNNGLTEIPFEAMGQFSAVLTELVADDNKVIILKAIAFEQLQKLDHLSLERNGLKEIKPGPFHANPKLAYISLKGNNLTSIPTKMFAHLPQLKELDLSGCGLENLETDTFAGAANLTSLNLAGSVLANITSGPFDPLVSLSTLDLSYSSVRSIEPGAFGALKALNEINLDMNLLEGISDDLLRMFKDNNVTVIMGHNLWDCSCEGMEKTKDFLEQSNYTTPIICSSPEELKGRDVADIAKNQICYGPNITNCCHVDLRAELGETLTFFCNVTGSPQPDITYHEISGNPLPRNRTKFSADKTMVTVYNVTNQNNGNFTCFAGNTYGNITNYFELFVLTPEPTMEPAKPYKEGSLTWIILGVAIAVVFIVTVIGLIVYFVRKRDRNPTELLVNSMENNIP; encoded by the coding sequence ATGAGACTTCTGGTGTTATCACTCCTTGCGCTCTTTTGCGCAAATTCATACGCATGCCCAGATAGCTGCACGTGCGACTTGAAACTAAAAGCTGTAACTTGTCCAGGTGTCGATTACCAAGGATTACTCGCAGTTGTTGCCAACCTGTCCACCGATACGACCACTCTTACCATTGGGAGTCCGGTAGGCAATGCCAGTGTGACCTTTCTGTCAAACGACACATTCATTGGGATTACAGCCAAAGGATTAACCAGCCTAACGCTCTGTTCAACTGGGTTACTAACCATTGATGACCACGCCCTTCAGCCGCTGAAGAAATTAACCTCGATCACATTGACTGGAAACCCTCTGACGAATATATCGAGAAACCTCATCGTGGACAACCCATCATTGACCGAGCTTGCGATAACGAAAAGCCCCAACCTCCAAACTTTCAGCTCGATTGCAGGAGGAGAGAATTTGAAATCCTTGGACCTGAGCAACAATGGCATCAGTACAATTCCTAACGCGTCATTCAATGGATTAGACCAACTTACAACACTTAACCTGGCGAATAACAAGTTTGACGTAATCGGTGCTGGTATGTTCCAAGGAATCGACGACACGCTCTTAGACCTTAATCTCTCGCAGTTAACCCCTCCCAAGACGGTGCAGACAAAGCCTTTCGAACTCCTCCATTCGCTGACTTCTCTGAAATTCGCCGGCATCGTAAACAAAACTTTCAGTGCAATGATCTTCTCCGGCTTAACTGCGCTGCAGAGACTTGATGTTTCGAACAACGGACTTACAGAAATTCCTTTCGAAGCAATGGGGCAATTCAGTGCAGTACTTACTGAACTAGTTGCTGACGACAATAAGGTGATTATCCTGAAAGCTATTGCGTTCGAGCAACTGCAGAAGTTGGATCACCTGTCGCTTGAACGAAACGGCTTGAAAGAGATCAAACCCGGACCGTTTCATGCTAATCCTAAACTCGCGTACATTAGCCTTAAAGGGAATAACCTAACAAGTATCCCAACAAAAATGTTCGCCCACCTCCCTCAGCTCAAGGAACTTGACCTTTCTGGCTGTGGACTTGAAAACCTTGAAACCGACACCTTCGCGGGCGCGGCTAACTTGACAAGTCTCAACCTTGCAGGAAGTGTCTTGGCTAACATAACTTCTGGCCCGTTTGATCCTTTGGTTAGTCTATCTACTCTGGACTTGTCGTACTCATCGGTTAGGTCTATAGAGCCGGGGGCGTTTGGCGCTTTAAAGGCGTTGAATGAGATAAACCTTGACATGAACTTGCTTGAAGGGATATCCGATGACTTGCTTCGTATGTTCAAGGATAACAATGTGACGGTGATCATGGGGCATAACCTCTGGGATTGCTCGTGCGAAGGTATGGAGAAGACGAAAGATTTCCTCGAGCAATCCAACTACACCACACCAATTATCTGTAGCAGTCCCGAGGAACTTAAAGGTCGGGATGTCGCGGACATCGCCAAGAATCAGATATGCTACGGTCCAAATATCACAAATTGTTGCCACGTTGACCTTAGGGCTGAACTAGGCGAGACCCTCACGTTTTTCTGCAATGTGACCGGATCTCCACAACCGGATATTACGTATCACGAAATTTCTGGTAACCCACTTCCACGCAACAGAACGAAATTTTCCGCGGATAAAACCATGGTGACCGTCTACAACGTTACTAACCAAAACAACGGCAATTTCACATGCTTTGCGGGGAATACATACGGAAACATCACTAATTATTTCGAGTTGTTCGTCTTGACCCCTGAACCCACCATGGAACCCGCCAAGCCATACAAGGAGGGCTCCCTCACTTGGATTATCCTTGGAGTCGCCATCGCCGTCGTATTCATCGTAACCGTGATTGGACTCATTGTTTACTTCGTGAGGAAGCGAGATCGGAATCCAACTGAACTGCTTGTTAACAGCATGGAGAACAACATTCCATAG